From a region of the Campylobacter showae genome:
- a CDS encoding biotin/lipoyl-containing protein — protein sequence MAKKFIDVMDTTFRDGFQSVFGARVAMADFLPAVSAAKEAGITHFEFGGGARFQSLYFYLNEDAFAMMDKFRETVGPEANLQTLSRGVNTVTLDTGSRELVDLHAKLFKKHGTTTIRNFDALNDVENLKFSGERIAHHGLKHEAVVTMMDLPAGCSGAHDVAFYERILREILDAGIPYHSVCFKDASGTSSPQKVYETIKMARKLLPQNTHIRLHTHETAGVSVACYMAALEAGADGIDLAASPVSGGTSQPDILTMLHAVKGKNYDLGGLDVEKILKYESVLNECLKDYFLPPEAVQVSPLIPFSPMPGGALTANTQMMRDNNILDKFPEVILAMREVVQKGGYGTSVTPVSQFYFQQAFNNVMFGPWKKIAEGYGKMVLGYFGKTPVEPDKSVVKLASEQLGLKPTKEHAMDIADKDESKSLKFTRELLKKEGIEPSEENIFIAAACKEKGIAFLKGEGKVNIRKKSTNACETSAPTPRAKTPINEKYSVTVNGKKFDVEVSDAEGKAEIKSVKPASVAHMPPPELSPAKTTGGSGEPVKSTLPGNVFKILVAVGDSVKKGQRMFVLEAMKMEIDVNAPKDGLVTSIEVQQGQTVANGQILAKI from the coding sequence ATGGCGAAAAAATTTATAGACGTTATGGATACTACCTTTAGAGACGGCTTTCAGTCGGTTTTCGGCGCGCGCGTGGCGATGGCTGATTTTTTGCCCGCGGTTAGCGCGGCTAAAGAGGCCGGTATAACGCACTTTGAGTTCGGCGGCGGGGCACGGTTTCAGAGCCTTTATTTTTATCTAAACGAAGACGCGTTTGCGATGATGGATAAATTTCGCGAAACCGTCGGGCCCGAGGCAAACCTGCAAACTCTAAGCCGCGGCGTAAATACCGTGACGCTAGACACAGGCAGCCGCGAGCTAGTTGATCTACATGCGAAGCTCTTTAAAAAGCACGGCACGACCACGATACGAAACTTCGATGCGCTAAATGACGTAGAAAATTTAAAATTTTCAGGCGAGCGTATCGCTCATCACGGGCTAAAGCACGAAGCGGTTGTCACGATGATGGATCTGCCAGCAGGCTGTTCGGGCGCGCACGATGTGGCGTTTTACGAGCGGATTTTGCGCGAAATTTTAGACGCTGGCATCCCGTATCACAGCGTTTGTTTCAAAGACGCCAGCGGCACCTCTAGCCCGCAAAAAGTATATGAGACCATCAAAATGGCTCGCAAACTCCTCCCGCAAAACACTCACATCAGACTCCATACTCACGAAACCGCAGGCGTTAGCGTCGCGTGCTATATGGCCGCTTTAGAAGCGGGCGCAGACGGCATCGATCTAGCCGCAAGCCCGGTTAGCGGCGGCACTAGCCAGCCAGATATCCTAACGATGCTACATGCCGTTAAGGGCAAAAACTACGATCTGGGCGGACTTGACGTGGAGAAAATTCTAAAATACGAAAGCGTGCTAAATGAGTGCTTGAAAGATTATTTCCTGCCGCCTGAGGCCGTGCAGGTTAGCCCGCTCATCCCGTTTAGCCCGATGCCCGGCGGCGCGCTAACGGCAAATACCCAGATGATGCGCGATAATAATATCTTGGATAAATTCCCAGAAGTTATCCTTGCTATGCGCGAAGTCGTGCAAAAGGGCGGCTACGGCACGAGCGTGACGCCTGTGAGTCAGTTTTATTTCCAGCAGGCGTTTAATAACGTGATGTTCGGTCCATGGAAAAAGATCGCCGAAGGCTACGGTAAAATGGTGCTTGGCTACTTCGGCAAGACGCCCGTAGAGCCCGATAAGAGCGTAGTTAAGCTAGCTAGCGAGCAGCTAGGCTTAAAACCGACCAAAGAGCACGCCATGGATATCGCGGACAAAGACGAGAGCAAGTCGCTTAAATTTACGCGCGAGCTGCTTAAAAAAGAGGGTATCGAGCCTAGCGAGGAAAATATCTTTATCGCTGCGGCGTGCAAGGAAAAAGGCATCGCGTTTTTAAAAGGCGAAGGCAAGGTAAATATCCGCAAAAAATCGACAAATGCGTGCGAAACGAGCGCGCCGACCCCTCGCGCAAAAACCCCGATAAACGAAAAATACAGCGTCACCGTAAACGGCAAGAAATTTGACGTCGAGGTCTCGGACGCTGAGGGCAAAGCCGAGATAAAAAGCGTAAAACCCGCAAGCGTAGCGCATATGCCGCCTCCGGAGCTCTCTCCGGCTAAAACGACCGGCGGCAGCGGCGAGCCGGTAAAAAGCACACTTCCGGGAAACGTGTTTAAAATCCTAGTCGCAGTGGGCGATAGCGTGAAAAAGGGACAAAGGATGTTCGTGCTAGAGGCCATGAAGATGGAAATAGACGTAAACGCTCCAAAAGACGGACTCGTGACGTCTATAGAGGTACAGCAAGGGCAAACCGTAGCAAACGGTCAAATTTTAGCGAAAATTTAA
- a CDS encoding DUF4139 domain-containing protein has product MREIALVSAFALIASAESNLIEIYKNASFIHQNFSNQKSEFSLNLPDFVELEDIDVAASCELVSLNLNEAKPAENEAYAKFKQNEKELGELNDKLNALNSKNAFLNNFPAFKEQSVANLDADGDKFYEAVLKNLAQISQTKKQIDELKKKMGATEVKNFQKLDLKFECDPKQVKISYPVGVSVNLKNKIHADVAKGKVEISQNLTVTNPLGIDLNSLTIALYPFYYSSNLTPAPFYPRYEGKPKPRNMMPLAAAPMMEASADMAVARAPAKKSSVKDMQSINEQNALANAWRIEGVSLKADETADFAYDKQSLDAKFDLVIDGYGSAGAFVRAAFKPERSIEGAQSEFKIDGINIGKRYVGYAAGEEAKEFFGKNELVSVKKEANGEYTKESFFGSKNKISRGYKYSVKNGSKLAWDVVLEEQAPVSTHESVSVSVKNDPKENEIGKDGKVTWKFALKPNESKEVNFSYELTKPSE; this is encoded by the coding sequence ATGAGAGAGATAGCCTTAGTTTCGGCGTTTGCCCTGATCGCGAGCGCCGAAAGCAACCTGATAGAAATCTACAAGAACGCCTCATTTATCCATCAAAACTTTAGCAACCAAAAAAGCGAATTTAGCCTCAATTTGCCCGATTTCGTCGAGCTTGAGGATATCGACGTGGCCGCGTCGTGCGAGCTCGTGAGTCTAAATTTAAACGAAGCAAAGCCCGCAGAAAACGAGGCCTACGCTAAATTTAAGCAAAACGAAAAAGAGCTTGGGGAGCTAAACGATAAACTAAACGCGCTAAACTCCAAAAACGCTTTTTTAAATAACTTCCCGGCATTTAAAGAGCAAAGCGTCGCAAATTTGGACGCCGACGGTGATAAATTTTACGAAGCCGTGCTAAAAAATCTAGCTCAAATTTCGCAAACCAAAAAGCAAATCGATGAGCTGAAAAAGAAAATGGGTGCGACCGAGGTTAAAAATTTTCAAAAGCTTGATTTGAAATTCGAATGCGACCCAAAACAGGTCAAGATCTCCTATCCCGTGGGCGTTAGCGTAAATTTAAAAAATAAAATCCATGCCGACGTCGCCAAAGGCAAGGTCGAAATCTCGCAAAATTTGACCGTGACAAATCCTTTGGGCATCGATCTAAACTCCCTTACGATCGCGCTTTATCCGTTTTACTACTCGTCAAATTTGACGCCAGCGCCGTTTTATCCGCGCTATGAGGGCAAGCCAAAACCGCGAAATATGATGCCGCTAGCAGCCGCGCCGATGATGGAGGCGAGCGCAGATATGGCCGTGGCTAGGGCGCCTGCGAAGAAAAGTAGTGTCAAAGACATGCAGTCGATCAACGAGCAAAACGCGCTCGCAAACGCATGGCGCATCGAGGGCGTGAGCCTAAAAGCGGACGAAACGGCGGACTTTGCCTACGACAAGCAGAGCCTGGATGCTAAATTTGACCTCGTGATCGACGGCTACGGCAGCGCGGGCGCGTTCGTTAGAGCCGCGTTTAAGCCCGAGCGAAGCATAGAGGGCGCGCAAAGCGAGTTTAAGATTGACGGTATAAATATCGGCAAAAGGTACGTAGGCTACGCCGCCGGCGAGGAGGCGAAGGAGTTTTTCGGCAAAAACGAGCTTGTTAGCGTGAAAAAAGAAGCCAACGGCGAATATACGAAAGAGTCGTTTTTCGGCTCAAAAAACAAGATCTCGCGCGGGTATAAGTATAGCGTAAAAAACGGCTCGAAACTCGCGTGGGACGTGGTTTTAGAGGAGCAAGCGCCAGTCAGTACGCATGAGAGCGTAAGCGTAAGTGTGAAAAACGATCCGAAAGAAAACGAGATAGGCAAAGACGGCAAGGTAACGTGGAAATTTGCGCTTAAGCCAAATGAGAGCAAGGAAGTAAATTTCTCATATGAGTTAACTAAGCCTAGCGAGTAA
- a CDS encoding TRAP transporter large permease, translating into MTGIVMFLAALFMLAIGFSVAFTFGAIAVIFGLIGGMVESFGDGNGFMGGLEIFKETFNFMPYRIYSIMENKILIAVPLFVFMGIILQKTKLAERLLESMAFLFGEIRGGVAISTVLVGALLAASTGVVGASVVAMGVMSLPVMLKYNYNKALGCGTICASGTLGQIIPPSIVLIILGDVFTVPVGDLFREAIYPGLALVGAYIAYILIVSYVKKDYAPPVIVESDVPKSKQILNAILAILPPLVLVVLVLGSIFEGIATPTESSAFGCVGAIVLSLFYRTFSFKMLKEALEESVKTTAVVFTILIGATAFSMVFSYTGGDEIVEEVMSSLPGEKWGFIILAMITIFALGFFIDFVEISYIVLPILAPIAVNLGINPLYFAIVIAMNLQTSFLTPPFGFSLFYLKGVAPAEVKTSDIYRGVVPFIAIQILVLIIFTIILLG; encoded by the coding sequence ATGACCGGCATAGTAATGTTTTTAGCCGCGCTTTTTATGCTTGCTATCGGCTTTAGCGTCGCATTTACATTTGGCGCGATAGCCGTCATTTTCGGACTCATCGGTGGTATGGTCGAGAGCTTTGGCGACGGTAACGGCTTTATGGGCGGGCTTGAGATATTCAAAGAGACCTTTAACTTTATGCCTTACCGCATCTACTCGATAATGGAAAATAAAATCCTCATCGCCGTGCCGCTTTTCGTTTTTATGGGTATTATTTTACAAAAGACCAAGCTAGCCGAGAGATTGCTCGAGTCTATGGCGTTTTTATTCGGCGAGATTCGCGGAGGCGTGGCGATCAGCACCGTGCTAGTGGGCGCGCTGCTTGCCGCATCTACGGGCGTAGTCGGAGCCAGCGTCGTAGCTATGGGCGTTATGAGCTTGCCAGTGATGCTAAAGTACAACTACAACAAAGCTTTAGGCTGCGGCACTATCTGCGCTTCGGGCACGCTTGGACAGATCATCCCGCCTTCGATCGTTTTGATTATCCTAGGCGACGTCTTTACGGTGCCAGTCGGCGATCTTTTCCGCGAGGCGATATATCCCGGTCTTGCGCTTGTTGGCGCATATATAGCCTATATCCTCATCGTCTCTTACGTCAAAAAGGACTACGCGCCTCCTGTCATCGTAGAAAGCGACGTGCCTAAGTCAAAGCAAATTTTAAACGCTATACTTGCGATTTTGCCGCCGTTGGTGCTCGTCGTGCTGGTGCTTGGTTCGATATTTGAAGGCATCGCTACGCCGACGGAGAGCTCGGCGTTTGGCTGCGTGGGCGCGATCGTGCTTTCGCTTTTTTACAGGACTTTTTCGTTTAAAATGCTAAAAGAAGCGCTCGAAGAGAGCGTCAAAACTACGGCCGTCGTCTTTACTATCCTTATCGGCGCGACAGCATTTTCGATGGTGTTTAGCTACACCGGCGGCGACGAGATCGTTGAGGAAGTGATGTCTAGTTTGCCGGGAGAAAAATGGGGCTTTATTATCTTAGCGATGATTACGATTTTTGCGCTAGGATTTTTTATAGATTTCGTCGAGATTTCTTACATCGTGCTGCCGATCTTAGCGCCGATAGCCGTAAATTTAGGCATAAATCCGCTATATTTCGCTATCGTTATCGCGATGAATTTACAGACTTCGTTCCTCACGCCGCCATTTGGTTTTAGCCTCTTTTATCTAAAAGGCGTGGCGCCGGCAGAGGTCAAGACCTCCGACATCTACCGCGGCGTGGTGCCCTTTATCGCGATACAAATTTTAGTTCTGATCATCTTTACGATTATCTTGCTAGGCTAA
- a CDS encoding TRAP transporter small permease subunit, which translates to MERNLKKVERFFDKFGNIVGYVCIFVMFLMIADVFFNVTARYFFKYGNVGLQELEWHFFSVIILLGMSYALKDDTHVRVDIFYEKMSVKKRALINMAGVILFILPLALLVAWLSWDYVIEAYESGEGSADPGGLPYRWVIKAFIPFSFWLLIFFSVGYFIKWLNVYLDARSNLSEAGKFDANLSKTAQQGEGK; encoded by the coding sequence ATGGAACGAAATTTAAAAAAAGTAGAGAGGTTTTTCGATAAATTCGGCAACATCGTGGGCTACGTCTGTATCTTTGTGATGTTTTTGATGATCGCGGACGTTTTTTTTAACGTCACGGCGAGATATTTTTTCAAATACGGCAACGTCGGCCTCCAAGAGCTCGAGTGGCACTTTTTTAGCGTCATCATCTTGCTTGGCATGAGCTACGCGCTAAAAGACGATACGCACGTGCGCGTGGATATATTTTACGAAAAGATGAGCGTAAAGAAAAGGGCGCTCATAAATATGGCGGGCGTCATCCTTTTTATCCTGCCGCTTGCGCTTTTAGTCGCGTGGCTGAGCTGGGACTATGTCATAGAGGCGTACGAGAGCGGCGAGGGTAGCGCGGATCCTGGCGGTTTGCCGTATCGCTGGGTTATCAAGGCTTTTATACCGTTTAGCTTTTGGCTGCTTATATTTTTTAGCGTCGGCTACTTTATAAAGTGGCTAAACGTCTATCTGGACGCTCGCTCAAATTTAAGCGAGGCGGGCAAATTTGACGCAAATTTAAGCAAAACCGCGCAACAAGGAGAGGGAAAATGA
- a CDS encoding sodium-dependent transporter, with amino-acid sequence MASDKFSKIGFILSIVGAAIGLGNAWKFPYMVGANGGSAFVLLYLVFAVAVGLSIFFAEMAMGKISNVDPVNAFRSLAPKNGKFWGYAGIIMITGVLVASFYTVIIGWVIRYSVLSLGELPQSIAVSGENFGKFISSDISSQILYFSIAFAAYFFILSKGIKGGIERINLWLLPTLFLLLIFMLIYSMQMGGFSQAAEFLLVPDFSKITSEAVFVALGLAFFTMCVGIGAIATYSVSLDDKTNLFTSSLYVVALNIIVSVVIGLIVFTFVFEYGEQPSQGVGLAFISLPTLFAKLGAMGNVLSFTFFTALIFAGLTSAISMVEPLVFYLINEFKIPRLGAIAIVGVCVYCLGTLCALSNITEFKDALTFFGKGFFDVLDYLSSNIMLPLGGIVIAVFVGYAMKRGSLEELFLPYMGRAVFEIWYFLLRFVAPICILAIMIRQILGS; translated from the coding sequence GTGGCAAGCGATAAATTTTCTAAAATCGGATTTATATTATCCATCGTGGGTGCCGCGATCGGACTTGGCAATGCGTGGAAATTTCCATATATGGTCGGCGCAAACGGCGGCTCGGCTTTCGTGCTTTTGTACCTAGTTTTTGCCGTTGCGGTCGGGCTTAGCATATTTTTTGCCGAGATGGCGATGGGTAAAATTTCAAACGTCGATCCCGTTAACGCCTTTCGCTCGCTAGCTCCTAAAAACGGCAAATTTTGGGGGTATGCGGGCATCATAATGATAACGGGCGTTTTGGTCGCGTCGTTTTATACGGTTATCATTGGCTGGGTTATTAGGTATTCGGTCTTGTCGCTGGGCGAGCTTCCGCAAAGTATCGCGGTTTCGGGCGAAAATTTCGGCAAATTTATAAGCTCTGACATCTCGAGTCAAATTTTATACTTTAGCATCGCGTTCGCGGCCTATTTTTTCATCCTTTCAAAGGGCATAAAAGGCGGCATCGAGCGCATAAATTTATGGCTTTTGCCGACGCTTTTTTTACTGCTTATTTTTATGCTGATTTACTCGATGCAAATGGGCGGATTTTCGCAGGCGGCGGAGTTTTTGCTGGTGCCTGATTTTTCTAAGATCACGAGCGAGGCGGTGTTTGTAGCTCTTGGCCTAGCGTTTTTTACGATGTGCGTCGGTATCGGCGCGATCGCGACGTATTCGGTAAGTCTAGATGACAAGACCAATCTTTTCACCTCTTCGCTCTACGTCGTCGCGCTAAACATCATCGTTAGCGTCGTCATCGGGCTCATCGTTTTTACCTTTGTTTTTGAGTACGGTGAGCAGCCTAGCCAGGGCGTGGGGCTTGCGTTTATATCGTTGCCTACGCTGTTTGCTAAGCTAGGAGCGATGGGAAACGTCTTAAGCTTTACGTTTTTTACAGCGCTTATTTTTGCGGGGCTTACGTCGGCTATCTCGATGGTCGAGCCGCTCGTTTTTTATCTCATAAACGAGTTTAAGATCCCTCGCCTGGGCGCTATCGCGATCGTTGGCGTTTGCGTTTATTGCCTGGGCACGCTTTGCGCGCTTTCAAATATTACCGAATTTAAAGACGCTCTAACGTTTTTCGGCAAGGGATTTTTTGATGTTTTAGACTATCTTAGCTCAAATATCATGCTTCCGCTTGGCGGTATCGTGATAGCGGTATTTGTCGGCTACGCGATGAAAAGAGGTAGCCTAGAGGAGCTATTTTTACCGTATATGGGTAGGGCGGTTTTTGAAATTTGGTATTTTTTACTGCGATTCGTTGCGCCGATTTGCATTTTGGCGATAATGATAAGACAAATTTTGGGGAGTTAA